In Pirellulales bacterium, one genomic interval encodes:
- a CDS encoding TIGR00300 family protein: MNRQSTGTAAASPPADMKCVEEVEVRGHIIDSLLLPKILDVIMAGGGAFRIKNIAIGQSRTDASYALLEVQSPTAETLSQILAQIADHGAVPTALNDARWEPADIDGAFPEGFYSTTNQRTEVRLDGHWVPVADQEMDCGVLVEKSATSSKASSNAAAAHSVSARCIAMTDVRRGMQIVVGHSGVRVFPEERKMERQTFEFMNSAVSTEKPKGVAIRQIAQEMFQTRASGGKSLLVGGPAIVHTGSGPYVCELIRRGYIHKLFAGNALATHDIEQSLFGTSLGVHLERGDLAEAGHEHHLRAINRIRRAGGIRPAVEQGILRSGIMYECVKNNVDFLLAGSIRDDGPLPEVITDSLEAQRQMREKIRDLTFCLMIATTLHSVAVGNLLPAWVKVVCVDINPSTVIKLNDRGSFQTVGLVTDVEPFLRALVEDLESLEKKPG, translated from the coding sequence ATGAATCGCCAATCCACAGGAACCGCTGCCGCCAGTCCCCCCGCAGACATGAAATGTGTCGAGGAAGTTGAAGTTCGCGGACACATTATCGACAGTTTGCTGCTGCCCAAGATTTTGGACGTGATTATGGCCGGCGGCGGCGCGTTTCGCATTAAAAACATTGCCATTGGCCAAAGCCGGACCGACGCCAGTTACGCCCTGCTGGAAGTGCAATCGCCGACTGCGGAAACGCTTTCGCAAATTCTGGCGCAAATTGCCGATCACGGGGCCGTACCCACCGCATTGAACGATGCACGCTGGGAGCCGGCCGACATCGACGGCGCCTTTCCCGAAGGCTTTTACAGCACCACCAACCAGCGCACCGAAGTGCGGTTGGATGGGCATTGGGTTCCCGTGGCCGATCAGGAAATGGATTGCGGCGTGCTGGTGGAAAAAAGTGCAACTTCCTCAAAGGCAAGTTCGAACGCCGCAGCGGCCCATTCCGTCTCGGCCCGCTGCATCGCCATGACCGACGTGCGCCGCGGAATGCAAATTGTCGTCGGCCACTCCGGCGTGCGCGTGTTTCCGGAAGAACGAAAAATGGAGCGGCAGACATTCGAATTCATGAACAGCGCCGTCTCCACTGAAAAACCCAAGGGAGTGGCCATTCGGCAAATCGCCCAGGAAATGTTCCAAACGCGCGCCAGCGGCGGCAAGTCGCTGTTGGTGGGCGGCCCGGCCATTGTTCACACCGGCAGCGGGCCCTATGTGTGCGAACTGATTCGCCGCGGTTACATTCATAAGCTTTTTGCCGGCAACGCGTTGGCCACCCACGATATTGAGCAATCGCTGTTCGGCACCAGTCTGGGCGTGCATTTGGAACGGGGTGATTTGGCCGAAGCGGGGCACGAACATCATTTGCGGGCCATTAACCGCATTCGCCGCGCCGGCGGCATTCGCCCGGCGGTAGAGCAGGGGATTCTGCGCAGCGGCATCATGTATGAGTGTGTAAAAAACAACGTCGACTTTCTTCTGGCCGGCAGCATTCGCGACGATGGCCCGTTGCCGGAAGTCATTACCGATTCGCTGGAAGCGCAGCGGCAAATGCGCGAAAAAATTCGCGATCTTACGTTTTGCTTGATGATCGCCACCACGTTGCACTCGGTGGCCGTGGGCAATTTGTTGCCGGCCTGGGTGAAAGTGGTGTGCGTCGACATCAACCCCTCGACGGTCATCAAGTTGAACGATCGCGGCTCGTTCCAAACCGTGGGGCTAGTGACCGACGTGGAACCGTTCCTCCGCGCCCTGGTGGAAGATCTGGAATCGCTGGAGAAAAAACCGGGATAA
- a CDS encoding arginine deiminase-related protein — MPSVQRCILMCPPDFYGIEYEINPWMSRQRQSDRPVTAAQWTALKQLLEAVGAIIELLPPQPGLPDLVFTANAALIYRNTAVMARFRHPERQGEVSHDEAWLREHGFEIRHVPENLHFEGAGDALFCGDTLFAGYRIRSHALSEQQIGEMLSCRVIPVELVDPYYYHLDTCFCPLSPTQAIYFPPAFDDYGRDALQAHIPELIEVHPDEARRFACNAVVIGRTVTTNTGCPQLHAALRERGFTPQETLLDEFVKAGGSAKCLTLRLDGEEAAGWKAAAPD; from the coding sequence ATGCCTTCTGTCCAACGTTGCATCCTCATGTGTCCGCCCGATTTTTATGGGATCGAGTATGAGATTAATCCCTGGATGAGTCGGCAGCGGCAAAGCGATCGGCCAGTGACCGCCGCGCAGTGGACAGCGCTCAAGCAATTGTTGGAGGCGGTCGGCGCCATCATCGAATTGCTGCCGCCGCAACCCGGCTTGCCTGATTTGGTGTTCACCGCCAATGCTGCGCTCATTTACCGCAACACGGCCGTCATGGCGCGGTTCCGGCATCCGGAGCGGCAGGGAGAAGTGTCGCATGATGAAGCTTGGCTGCGTGAACATGGTTTCGAAATCCGCCACGTTCCCGAAAATTTGCACTTTGAAGGGGCCGGAGACGCACTGTTTTGCGGCGATACGTTGTTTGCCGGCTACCGCATCCGCAGCCATGCCCTGAGCGAACAACAAATTGGCGAAATGCTCAGCTGCCGGGTAATTCCCGTCGAGTTGGTCGATCCGTACTACTATCACCTCGATACCTGCTTTTGTCCTCTCTCGCCCACGCAAGCGATTTATTTTCCGCCGGCCTTCGATGACTACGGCCGCGACGCACTGCAGGCCCACATTCCGGAATTGATTGAAGTGCACCCCGACGAGGCGCGCCGCTTTGCTTGCAATGCCGTCGTGATTGGCCGCACGGTAACCACCAACACCGGCTGCCCGCAGTTGCACGCCGCGCTGCGCGAGCGGGGCTTCACGCCGCAAGAAACCCTGCTGGATGAATTCGTAAAAGCCGGCGGCAGCGCCAAGTGCCTTACTTTGCGGCTGGATGGCGAAGAAGCCGCCGGCTGGAAAGCTGCCGCCCCAGACTAA